In Pseudomonas leptonychotis, the sequence GACTGCCCACACCTCCGGCAACACGGTTGGCTGAAAGGTAATCATCGCCAAACTAATCGACGACAACAGCCCACAGCCCAGCAGCAGTAGATAACGGTTGTGGAACCGCTGCGCCAGCCAGGGTAACAAGAATGAGCTGGGCAACCCCATCAGCATCGATACACTGAACAGGCTGTTGCTGTGCATCAGGCTCAACCCGGCTTCGTGATAGCGTGCCACTGCCCAGGTTGCCAGGGCGTAGAACAACCCCGCTTGAATGGCAAAAAACGCACTGATTAACCAGGCTCGCGGCTGCCGCCAGGGCAAGCCGCTGGCGGCCTCATTGTCGGTTTCGATACGATTAGGCAGAAACAGCCACAGCAACAATCCCAACAACGCCGGTAACGCCCACACAGCCAGGCCACGGGTCCAATCATCCCCCAGCCACTGCGTGGCCGGCACCGTCAGCACCGCACCACCGGCGCCACCAATCGCCATACCCAGTGAATACCAGCCCACCACGCTGCCCATGCGCCCAGCAAAATGGCGCTTGATAAACCCCGATAGCAACGGCCCGGCAACCGCAATGGCCGCCCCCAGCAGCACAGCACTGCCAATCAAAATCACACTGGCGTGCCCGACAATGCGTAGCAGCAACGCCACTGCGATCACGGCCATGCACAAGGCAATGGTGCGTTCAAGACCCAGGCGCACCGCCAAACGCGGTGCAAAAGGCGCTAACAACCCCATACACAGTACGGGCAGAGCAGTCGTCAGACTGATCAGGCTGCGGCTCAGCGCAAGCTCTTCGGCGATTCGCTCGATGAGCGGTGCGAGGGAGGTGATCCCGGGCCGCAAGTTGATTGCAGCCAGGATAAGGGCCAGCAACAGCATGACCCGTGGGAAAGGTTTCACAGTAACCCATCAGTTTTGCGGCCATGCCGACATGGCCGCAAACCTTAGAGTGCAAGTTCATCGCAAACAAGTCTAAACGGCGATTAAGTTGACCTCTAGATCAAAAAACCACATTCCCCTACGGCGGATCACTTAACGCGCGGTGCACGCATTCTGTCGGCCATTGTGGTCATTTCGTTGTATAGCAACTGCGGATTCTGCTTTTTCAAAGCCCACGCCATACGGCCCTGCTCATGGGGCAAAATCATAAACTCGCCTTTGGCGATTTCTTCGTAAATGTAGTCAGCAATATCCGCTGCACTGATCGGCGAGCTTTCCAGCAGCTTACCCACCTGCGCTTTCATCGCCGGTGTAGGTCCCCGGAAGGAATCGAGCAAATTGGTCTGGAAGAACGATGGGCAAACCACATGAACGCTGACTTCATGCATCTTCAATTCGATCAGCAAGCTTTCCGACAAGGCCACCACACCAGCCTTGGCCACGTTGTAGTTACTCATCGCCGGCCCCTGCATCAAGGCTGCCATCGAGGCAACGTTGACGATCTTGCCTTTGCTCTTCTCCAGCAACGGCAGGAAGGCTTTGCAACCCTTAACCACGCCCATGAGATTGATCGCGATCTGCCAATCCCAATCCTCCAGCGACAGTTCACCGAAGAAACCACCAGAGGCAACGCCAGCGTTGTTGACGATCACATCAATGCCGTCAAGCTTCTCCTCGCAGGCTTGGGCAAATGCCGTCAGCTGGCTGTAATCACGCACATCACAGCGCTGAGTAAAACCATCGCCGCCCGCGTCGCGAACCAACTGCAAGGTTTCGAGCAAACCCGCTTCATTGACGTCCGACAACGCCAACTGCCAGCCCTCACGCGCCCAACGCAAGGCAATTTCACGCCCCAAACCCGAACCTGCGCCGGTGATCATCATGCGATTTTGCATAGGAAAGCTGCCTTTGCTGCTGTGATTAATGGGGTCAGTGTAGCCGGGTAAATTATCTTCCCCGCATACCATCATTCCTCTGAATAAGCGGGCCTAAGCTCAACTCACGGCTGCCGGTAGCGCTGCCAAAGCAACACGCCATAAACCAGCCCGTTGAGCAGCAGAGCGAACAGCCCCAAGCCAAGCTGAAGCTGCGGCGTCAACCCGGCCGGGTAGATAATCGGCAGCAGATAGTGCTCAACGAAACCACCGCGATACCCCGCCTGCCCCGCAGCCAGACGCAGACTCTGCTCCAGTGGTGTCAGCGGACAGGGCCAGTGCATCAATTCCACCAGCACACCCCACAAGGCCGCCGGCACATGCAACCAAGCCAACCCGCGCCAACGCCATACCAACAAACCGCCTAGCACAGCAAATAGAATGAATAGCAGGTGCACCACCACCACGCCATCTGCCGCCAATGCCAACCAGAACATGCACTTCCTCGCTGCGAACCCTTTGCCTATTACTGCCACGCAATATGCCGCGCGTATTGCCACTGTATTTACACACAATAAAAAGGCCGGTTAATAACCGGCCTTCGTTCACCATTGCTGGTGCAGGTGTTAGTTGATACTTAACTTGTCGCGATTTTTCTCCAACGTTGCCTCGCCAATCCCCTTGACCTCCAGCAACTCATCCACAGAAGCAAAGTCGCCGTGCTCATCACGGTAGGCAACAATCGCCTGCGCTTTGACCTCGCCGACTCCCAACAACTCACGCTGCAGGGTGGCGGCATCGGCAGTATTGAGATTGATCTTACCGACCGGTGCCACTTCAGCTGCATCAACAGCAGGTGCTGGCGGGGTCTGAGTTTCAGCGGCGAAAACCGCCAAGGACATGGAAGCAATCAGAGCGAACAACAGAGCGGACAGTTTGGCTTTTAGCATAAGTGCATCCTTTCGTTAGTTTTCACAAGTACGTGGGACTTCCCTCTCCACGCAGTGAAAACTAGCTGCTGCCAAACACTTGTCAAATAACTGTACGCCTCATCAGCTGAATCAGCTCAAGCTGCAGCTCATGCCCTACTCAAAAGTGCTTACGGGATAGCCCTAAGGGTCAAGACGTCGCTTCATATGAATCCAGTCAACAATCTCGCCTTCAGGCTTGTAGCCACTGACCGTCTCGCGCAACAGCTGGCGAACACGCTCATAGTCATCGCGTTCAACAGCATCTAGTACGTCGCTCAAGCGCACCTTGAACAGCGCCCATGAAAGATGCTCTTCACTAGCCCGCATAATCATTGGGTGCTCAGTCGGGCTGACATTATCGCCAATCAACAACTCTTCGTAGAGCTTCTCGCCTGGGCGTAAGCCGGTGAACTCGATAGCGATATCACCGTGAGGACTCTTAGCAGAACGAACGCTAAGACCACTGAGATGAACCATTTTTTCGGCCAGCTCAGCAATTTTGACTGGTTCCCCCATATCCAACACAAACACATCACCACCCTCGCCCATAGCTCCGGCCTGAATAACCAACTGCGCGGCCTCCGGGATGGTCATAAAGTAGCGAGTAATATTAGGGTGCGTGACGGTAACCGGCCCGCCCTTTTGAATTTGCTCGTGGAAAAGGGGAATCACTGAACCGGATGAGCCCAACACATTGCCAAAACGCACCATAGTAAAGCGCGTCTTATTTAGCTGACACAGTGCTTTATCATCCCCAAACAACACCGGCGCAGCCTCATGGCTAAGCGCCTGCAGCACCATCTCGGCTAAACGCTTGGTACTACCCATGACATTTGTAGGCCGTACGGCTTTGTCAGTAGAGATCAGCACGAAATTGCTCACCCTGGCCCTAATTGCTGCTTGCGCGGTGTTGAGCGTGCCCACTAAGTTGTTCAGCACGCCTTCAGCAATATTGTGCTCCACCATCGGTACATGCTTATAGGCGGCGGCGTGATAAATGGTATCCACTTTCCAGGTTTGCATCACATCAAGAAGCCTATCGGCGTTACGAATCGAACCCAGAATCGGCACCAAGCGCAGCGGTAGCGACTCACGTTTGACCCGCGACTCCAACTCAGCATGAATGCTGTAAAGATTGAACTCACTGTGTTCAAACAATAAAAGTGTCAGCGGTTCGTTGAGCATTATTTGCCGGCACAACTCAGCACCAATTGAGCCACCAGCACCTGTGACCATCACCACCTGGCCACGGATACAGCGTTCAAACAACGTTTGTTGCGGCGCAACCGCATCACGCCCCAGCAAGTCGGCGATATCCACCTCCTGCACATCCTCGACCTTCACCCGGCCACTGGCTAAATCCATGAATCCGGGGATACTGCGCACATGCAAGGGAAAGCGCTCCAACTCCTCTAGAACCTGCCGGCGCCGCGCGCGCGAAGCAGATGGCATGGCCAAAAGAATTTCATCAGCACCCGTTTCATTGATCATCTGCTGGATGTGCTTGGAGGTGTAAACCCTTAACCCGGCAATCACTCTATTGGCGATACCTGAGTCGTCATCAATAAACGCCACCGGGCGCATACCACGCCCCAGCCTGAGTGCAGCAACCAACTGATTACCAGCCGCCCCCGCGCCATAAATGGCCACTTTAGGCAAACCACTGTCGCGCCCTCGCAGCCTGGTAGGCTGGTCAACAGAGAACCAATCCCCCATGAAGTATTGGCGCATTAAGAGCCGTAAACCGCCGACGAGCACCAAACTCAGCCACCAATAGTTGAACACCATAGACCGTGGAATCAGCTTAGGTGCCGCCTGATACCAATACACAGCCAGCGCCAGCAATAGCGTCGACAAGGTAACGGCCTTAGCGATGGCCAGGAGCGCATCGTTACCGAAATAGCGCATTACCGCACGGTACATACCAAAGCGAATAAACAACGGAATGGCGATAATCGGTGCCAACGCAAATAACCAAGCATGCCCGGAAAAGGGCTCTATAGCCTCGCTATCACCCAAGCGCACAACAAACGCCAACCAAAGGGCAACCCAAACGAGAGCCACATCCGTTGTCACCTGAATCAGTCGCTTACTGCGTCGTGGCAAGCTCACCAGACGACTGCGCAACTTTTCAGCAAGTCTTAACACAACACTTCCTCAACTTCTAAAGCTGGCTAGGAATTAACGACAACACCTTGCGGCGCAATGACTGGCTAGAGCTCGGCTATATAAACCAATCAACGCCTATCAGCACTTGAAGGAAGAGCGCTTAACGCGACTCCAGCTCACCGGCCTTATACTTCAACGCCAACCCAATCAGCGGTGCATAGGCAATCGCCAGACCAACCAAACCATCCAACCCACTCCAGCCAACCCACAGCGCAATGGGCAGCAGCCAGAACAAATTAAGCGCTGCCACCGCAAGCGTCACCGGCAAGTGCCGACCAAACCGCCGCGAAGCATACTGGTAAGCATGGCTACGATGAGCCTCATACACTTTATCGCCGCGCAATAAACGGCGCAGCAAGGTAAAAGTGGCATCGACAATAAACACGCCAAGCAGAATCAGCCAGCTCCAAAGCAACTGCGGCGCCACCCAGGCTGCCTGCAGTGACATCACGCCCAGAGTGATTCCAAGAAAACCACTGCCCGCATCCCCCATAAAGATCCGTGCCGGTGGGAAATTCCAGAACAGAAAGCCCGCCACCGCAGCTGCAAGCAGCACTGGCATGACCCAAACCGTAAGCTGAGCTGAGCCTGCGAAGCCCAGGATGGCGTACAAAAAAGCCCCGCCAATACACACGCAAATCGCCTCGACACTGGCAATGCCATCAATGCCGTCCATAAAATTATAGAGGTTGAGCAGCCACACCAGATACACCGCAGCCAGCGCATGACCAAACCAGCCCAGATCGACGGTGAAACCGAACATCAGTAAAGGCGGCAAGCCACTGAGCCAGAACAGCGCCCAAATAGCCGCAGCAAAATGACCAAGCAAGCGCCAGCGCGCGGCGATATGACCGTGATCATCGAGAAAACCCAGCACGGCAATACCCGTTCCCGAACCCAGCAGCGCCCAAGTCAAAGGCCAAGCGATAAAGCCGCCCCTCGCCATCAACGGCAACACCAACAAAAAGCTGATCACGATAGCCACGCCACCGCCGCGCGGCGTCGGCACCGAGTGCGAGCTACGAGCATTGGGGATATCAATCAAACTGCGAGCCAGGGCGTAGCGGCGCAACGCGCCTGTCATAAAAAGCGAAATGCCGACCACCGCCGGCAACAACCACCAGATACTCATTTAGCGTGCTGTTCCAGAAAATTTTTGGCCGTCTTGCGCAACGCTTCATCGACGCTGACCGGCGGGATCCAGTGAAGTAGCTCACGGGTTTTGTCGATGTCCACCTGTAGCGAACCGCATAAGCGCTGGGAAAGGTCTTTCTTGCCGAGCAGCGCCGCCCCCATCTCCAGCAGCCGGCTCGGGACCGGCAATAGCCGGGCCGGTTTGCCCAAGGCTGCCCCCATACGACGCAATAACTCGCTCGTCGAAAGATCCTCGCCATCGCTAACTAGGAAGGTCTGGTTAGCCGCAGCAGGGTGCTCGATACAGGTCACAATCAGATCGACCAGATTGTCCAAGGCAACCAGGCTACGCTGGTTATGGATGGCCCCAAACGGCAAAGGCACGCCCTTGTGCAGCCAGCGCATCATATTGAGGAAGTTAGCCTTCACCCCCGGTCCATAGACCAGGGGCGGCCGGATAATCACCACCTCCATCCCGGTTTCAGACGCCAATGCGCGCAGACCATGCTCGGCTTCCATCTTTGAAATACCGTAAGGATCCGCCGGCAGTGATTGAGCGTCGGCAAGGTAAGGCACACCTACTGGCGTGCCCTCGCCGTTGACCTTGATCGAACTGATAAAGATAAAGCGGCGCGCACCCGCCTGCGCAGCCTGGCGGGCAAGGTTCAAGGTGCCCTCAACATTAACCTTGCGAAACTCGGCGAGCGGGTCGGACGACTCATCCCGCATAACGTGGACGCGGGCGGCGCTGTGGATAACCACTTCGCTGCCGTCGAGTGCAAGCTTCCAATCTGTATTGGCATCGAGCCCAGGCAAGGATAGATACCTCGCGCCGCTTGGCACAATAATCGTCTCGGCTCGTGAACAGACGACCACCGCCATGCCGTCCTGGCAAAGGCGATTAAGCACGGATCGCCCAACAAACCCTGTACCACCAGTCAACAATACTTTATTCAACATGACTTGCCGTCCCTGCGAGTGGCCTGACGAAACAAGCTCACCAGATCCGAGAAGAGCTTTACCTTGGAGAAATGCTCTTCATAGTAATGCTTACCCAACGCCCCCATCGACTCACGCTGCTGCGAGGTCATGGCCGCCATCTGCTCGACAATGCTGGAGAACGCCTGACGATCACCCGAAGGACAGGCCAGACCGGCACCGGCCTCCTCAATAACGCGGGCTGCCTCACCACCGATCATACCCAAAATCGGCTTACCGGATGCCAAGTATGCTTGTACCTTGCCGGGGATGGTTTTCTCGAATACTTCGTTAGTTTTCAGTGAGACCAACAATGCATCTGCCGTCGCAAAAAGAGGGGGCATGGCGTCGAGAGGATGGCGTCCCAACAGAAATACATTGTCCAATCTCCGTTCGGCGACCTGCTGCTCTAGCCACTCACTAATCCTACCGTCCCCGACGATCAGCCAGCGTATAACCAACTTGGCTCGCAAAGCCTCGGCAACATCGAGAATGGCGGGAAAGTCCTGTGCGTCACCCAAGTTGCCGGCAAACAAAATGGTGAAAGAGAGCGGTTCACGCTTGATCAGAAACGATCCCTCCGCCGGCAGGCTAGAAAAACCATCCTCAGCCCAGCTTGGAAAATATACCAACCGCTCGGAAGGCATCGCCCGCGTACAGTACTGCTTCACGCTGGAGCTAAAAGCTTTCGATTGGAGGAGCAAATAGTCGGCCCTGTTGTATATCCAGGACACCCCTTTACCCACTAGAGCGAGCAGGCGTGCATTGCTCAATACACCAACCGCTTTTAACGTCTCTGGCCATAGATCAAGCACCCAGATAAACACTGGTACCTTCTTCAACTTACCAATCACCAGTGCAGGGATAGCCGACATGATCGGCGATACCGCATAGACAAAAATCGCGTCGAATTCTTTTCCGCGCAGCTTCCAACTGCCCAACACAGAGCCACTAATGAAGAACGACACGTAGTTCAGGATGAGAGTGATGCTGCTCTTGCCACGTGGAACGAACGGTACCCGCACAACCTTTGCACCCCGATACTCGGCGTACTGCTCTGGCGACCGGCGGTAACTCTCAAAAACGCTGCCTTCGGGGTAATTGGGCCAGCCAGTTAAAACAGTGACCTCGTGCCCACGTTGAATCAATCCCTCGGCGAGATCGTTGATACGCATATTTTCCGGCCAGAAATACTGGCTAACGATTAGAACCTTCAATTTTTGCTCAGGCATGCGAAGGCTCAGTCATTCCGTTTCCAGACATTACGCATCACATAATCGCGATAACTGTGAATAATCCGCACCACTTTATCAGCAACGTTGGGCATGCTGTAGTCGGCCACCAAACGCAAGCTGCGATCATCGCCTCGACTCTGGCTCTCCAGTAACTTCAAGCCCTGCAGCACACGTTCCACTTCCAGGCCCACCATCATTACAGCAGCCTCTTCCATACCTTCCGGACGCTCATGGGCTTCGCGAATATTCAATGCAGGGAAGTTGAGGATCGAAGACTCTTCATTGATCGTTCCGCTGTCTGACAACGCAGCCATAGAGGTAAGTTGCAGCTTGTTGTAATCCTTGAAACCCATTGGCTTGAGGAGCCGCACATTGGCATGGAACTTCACGCCCATCGCATCCACACGTTTCTGGGTGCGCGGGTGGGTAGAAACAATCACTGGGTAGCCATAGCGTTCGGCCAAGGTATTGAGCACATCGACCAGCTTGAGAAAATTCTTATCGGAGTCGATGTTCTCTTCGCGATGACCACTGACCACAAAGAACTTGCCCGCTTCCAAGCCTAATCGTTCCAGCACATCTGAAGCCTCAATACCATCACGATAGTAATTGAGCACCTCAAACATAGGGCTACCCGTCTTGATAATCATGTCTGGCGACAGACCTTCACGCAGCAGATAGTCGCGTGCAATGGTGCTATAAGTCAGATTGATATCAGCGGTGTGATCGACGATACGCCGGTTGATCTCTTCCGGCACTCGCATATCGAAGCAACGGTTTCCCGCCTCCATATGGAACGTCGGGATCTTGCGACGCTTGGCTGGAATCACCGCCATACAGCTGTTGGTATCGCCCAAAACCAACAAAGCCTCAGGCTGCACTTCAGCCAGCACACGATCCACAGCAATAATTACATTACCGATAGTCTCGGCACCAGATGCACCAGCCGCGTTAAGAAAGTGATCCGGCTTACGAATACCCAGATCATCAAAAAAAATCTGATTCAGTTCATAGTCGTAATTCTGCCCGGTATGCACCAATACATGCTCACAATGCTCATCTAACTTGGCCATGACCCGCGACAAACGTATGATTTCCGGACGAGTACCAACAACAGTGACAACTTTCAGCTTTTTCATTGCAAATCCTTGTTCAAAGCGACTTAGGCTTTGGTGCCGACCGGACAAGCGAAGGTGTCTGGCTTCTCACGGTCGAAAATTTCGTTAGCCCAAAGCATCACGATCATTTCCTCATCGCCAACATTGGTGATGTCATGGGTCCAGCCGGGGACTGTCTCGACGATTTCCGGTTGCTCACCATTGGTGAACAATTCGTAAAATTCGCCCGATATAATTTGGCGAAAACGAAAACAGGCCTTGCCTTTGATAACCAGAAACTTCTCGGTCTTGGAGTGGTGGTAGTGCCCGCCACGAGTGATGCCAGGATGAGCAGTGAAGAAGGAAAACTGCCCCGAGTCCTTGGTTTTAAGCATCTCCACGAACACGCCACGTGAATCGCCGTACTTAGGCACCTCATAGGCAAACCGCTCGGGCGGCAAGTAACTGAGATAAGTTGAGTACAGAGCCCGCGTCAGACCAGTGCCTACCGCCTCGGTAACAAGCGCCTGCCGACTGTCACGAAAAGCGTGCAACTGTTCAGCCAACTCGCCGATCGTGATGCTGTATTGCGGCTCGACACAGACAAAAGGCTCGACCGATAACTGCCCATCCATCAGCGCTATAAAGCGGCTGATGACATTATCGATGTAAACCAGATTGACCAATGCATGCGGATCATTGATCTGGATCGGCAGATCACGGGCAATGTTGTGACAAAACGTCGCCACTGCCGAGTTGTAGTTTGGACGTGCCCACTTGCCAAAAACATTGGGCAAGCGAAACAGAAAAACCGGGGCTGCGTGGCTAGCTGCCAGCTCAAGCAATAGCGTCTCCGCCTCACGCTTGCTTTTGCCATAGGGGTTAGACAACTCAGCCTGACTGGAAGATGTATACAAAACCGGAACTGGACGACCACTGTGCTTGATGGCATCACAGAGGTTGCGCGTCAGATCAGCATTGCCAACCTGGAACTCTTGCGGATCTTGCGGGCGATTAACGCCAGCCAAGTGGAAAACAAAATCCACTTCGCGCACAAGTTCAGGCAAAAGGGCAACGTTCTCTGCTCGAGTAAAACAGCGAACCGTTAAGTCAGGGCGCTCAGCGAGGTGGGCCTGTAAATTCTTGCCGATAAAACCATCGGCGCCTGTAATCAAAATATTCAAAATTTATTCTTCAGCTGTTGCGTGTTCACCACGCTGAATGGCGCGTATAAAATCCAACTTAAGGAGCAAACTCTGCATACCCTCAACATCCAAACGCTCAGTATTATGCGAGTTGTAGTCATCGGTACGAGAAATTTTCTCCTCCCCCTGCTCCACAAACTTGGAGTAATTCAGGTCTCGTAAATCTGGCGGCACACGAAAATACTGACCTCTATCTTCAGCACAGGCTATTTCCTCGCGACTGAGCAATGCCTCGTATAGTTTCTCTCCATGACGAGTACCAATTACTTGAATTGGATGTTCCGGCTTGCCAACCAATGCAGTCAGCGCCTTGGCCAATACGTCTACTGTTGCAGCTGGAGCCTTCTGTACGAACATATCGCCATTATTGCCATGCTCAAAGGCGTACAACACCAGATCAACCGCATCAGCCAGCGTCATCATGAAACGCGTCATGTTCGGATCGGTCAGGGTCAGCGGGATACCTGCGCGAATCTGCTCGATAAACAGAGGAATGACCGAGCCGCGCGACGCCATGACGTTACCGTAGCGCGTGCCACAGATAACCGTACCAGTGCCTTCTAGGTTACGGGATTTGGCCACCATCACTTTTTCCATCATGGCCTTGGAAATCCCCATAGCATTGATGGGGTAAACCGCCTTATCTGTACTTAGGCAAACAACACGTTTGACGCCATTCTGGATCGCAGCCTCCAGCAGATTTTCAGTACCCAGCACGTTAGTCTTGACCGCCTCCATCGGGTAAAACTCACAAGAGGGTACCTGCTTCAACGCAGCAGCATGGAAGACGTAGTCCACACCGCGCGTGGCGTTCAGTACGCTCTGATAGTCGCGTACATCACCGATATAAAATTTCAACTTGGGGCTGGAATAATGCTTACGCATGTCATCCTGCTTCTTTTCGTCGCGGCTGAAGATGCGAATTTCAGCTATATCAGTATCGAGAAAACGTTTGAGCACCGCGTTGCCGAATGAACCAGTGCCACCGGAAATGAGCAACTTCTTACCATTGAACATATGCAATCCTGAAATCATAAAGCAATGCAGCCTAGCGGCGGCCTTGCAGAGCTGAATAGATAGAGTCGCGCTTCTGCTGTGACGTGGGATAACTAATAAGCACCGCCCGATAAGGGCCTTTGAACACGAAAAAACTACCGGCAGCTACGCCGACAACGCCACAGGATGCGACCACATTGTGCATGTCATCAAGGCTGCCACCACCACCAAGTACCGTCAGCGGAACGGTTAGCACCTCGCGCAGGTGTGCAGCCAGCAACAAGTCATAGCCTTTCATCTTTCCGTCGTTATCGATGGAGTTGATAACGATCTCCCCCGCCCCGAGCTTTTCCATTTCAAGCGCAACTTCGACAACGTTGCGCTTGGTGTTGCGGGTGCCATTGTGCGTCCAGACGTCCTGGACTTTACCGAGTAACCGTTGCTTGTGATCTAAAAC encodes:
- the wbjC gene encoding UDP-2-acetamido-2,6-beta-L-arabino-hexul-4-ose reductase, whose product is MNILITGADGFIGKNLQAHLAERPDLTVRCFTRAENVALLPELVREVDFVFHLAGVNRPQDPQEFQVGNADLTRNLCDAIKHSGRPVPVLYTSSSQAELSNPYGKSKREAETLLLELAASHAAPVFLFRLPNVFGKWARPNYNSAVATFCHNIARDLPIQINDPHALVNLVYIDNVISRFIALMDGQLSVEPFVCVEPQYSITIGELAEQLHAFRDSRQALVTEAVGTGLTRALYSTYLSYLPPERFAYEVPKYGDSRGVFVEMLKTKDSGQFSFFTAHPGITRGGHYHHSKTEKFLVIKGKACFRFRQIISGEFYELFTNGEQPEIVETVPGWTHDITNVGDEEMIVMLWANEIFDREKPDTFACPVGTKA
- a CDS encoding polysaccharide biosynthesis protein, producing MFNGKKLLISGGTGSFGNAVLKRFLDTDIAEIRIFSRDEKKQDDMRKHYSSPKLKFYIGDVRDYQSVLNATRGVDYVFHAAALKQVPSCEFYPMEAVKTNVLGTENLLEAAIQNGVKRVVCLSTDKAVYPINAMGISKAMMEKVMVAKSRNLEGTGTVICGTRYGNVMASRGSVIPLFIEQIRAGIPLTLTDPNMTRFMMTLADAVDLVLYAFEHGNNGDMFVQKAPAATVDVLAKALTALVGKPEHPIQVIGTRHGEKLYEALLSREEIACAEDRGQYFRVPPDLRDLNYSKFVEQGEEKISRTDDYNSHNTERLDVEGMQSLLLKLDFIRAIQRGEHATAEE
- a CDS encoding AglZ/HisF2 family acetamidino modification protein, whose translation is MLRPRIIPCLLIQDSGLVKTVRFKDSKYVGDPINAVKIFNEKEADELIVIDIDASAKNREPDYQQIAHLASECRMPLCYGGGVRTAEQAKRIIALGVEKVAISSAALANPALISEIAAEIGRQSVVVVLDHKQRLLGKVQDVWTHNGTRNTKRNVVEVALEMEKLGAGEIVINSIDNDGKMKGYDLLLAAHLREVLTVPLTVLGGGGSLDDMHNVVASCGVVGVAAGSFFVFKGPYRAVLISYPTSQQKRDSIYSALQGRR